Proteins from a single region of Argopecten irradians isolate NY chromosome 7, Ai_NY, whole genome shotgun sequence:
- the LOC138328574 gene encoding uncharacterized protein isoform X2 — MAERDPNLDYDNIRPTQAKTQACPGRSDKAAVHPGYVTRVCNTTEAGEESESNLYGKLPHHMKFPQNRGAPRQESEIKSIFIMTTNDNASANVPEVLRNLCGYLHGLETFRQRFENKDTASNINTDVYREIADDYADDASFIVLGFISDGYKQRLESVMVYKEQHSWYSIYEQFIWQCCNEEKIIAKIIQLLREDPQRDVTIFCRDNLKMHFRKMISRWKFLFATEKMIWKECGDLESFHNPCLKGYSIIEQLFGSEDEVKRIKVSSDVSVPERWIYTEHKTSKWIRQTLSEVQTSCIQMTATIQGTILNMDEIRKENFITLHTRCIGLGAIVHKLTGIQNKVVSENQTLGPECTEEETWFNESNYAYIDFYLKEDDRKGIRETAAHEWDKSDKETRVRESEKVFRQSGNKQKKYGELVKALRVERESKRHNIKTHVSELEERIDEIQSKLKQFEEKEKEYVEKIVQTQMEKADLGEQLRQSHATIEDGLLEKERSRWSEYLDSMRVEHQGEINLLRQQLATARKGMKDLQNDKENLLTRLSKIAGTKLVHGNPAITDLSDPNRPTKLSEKHSELYDNEWTDALEELVAEKSLKCADDIFVKTLLAILLEAFKFCCDTKSRYVDISTTALTSLPGSDFSCSKQKQNVTTDRPKLTDEQNQQLDEIRKTCVPVLFPDVQARFLAWMEEKFEKLFERAGGEIIGSNKSPNCIGKQTNTSGQQIAPSNDNQPKDFREDLAMGTESSSESGEQPPQSTEELATGRTDNGKKVEKPPNPTDNVVTGTENNELNNDQPYKFRENQEAKIENSRTSDNHFALNERMTSTRSDRQEVSSSQSETCRQLGMDPCNALPADANLQKDTNKMSESSGRITQVSFSSLDKTSKFAKSCVKQCWFMRIQAPPLHIDTELEVGTDINTDFYKNYTEKGKRVGFLVWPALFLHKGGPLLCKGIVQPLPEKK, encoded by the exons ATGGCAGAACG GGATCCGAATTTAGACTATGACAACATCAGACCAACACAAGCCAAAACACAAGCCTGTCCAGGCAGAAGCGACAAAGCGGCAGTACACCCCGGATACGTTACACGTGTTTGTAACACAACGGAAGCTGGAGAAGAATCAGAGTCAAATTTATATGGAAAGCTTCCTCATCATATGAA ATTCCCACAGAACAGAGGCGCCCCAAGGCAGGAGTCTGAGATAAAATCCATTTTTATTATGACAACTAACGACAACGCTTCTGCGAATGTTCCAGA AGTCCTGAGAAACCTTTGTGGATACCTTCACGGATTGGAGACGTTTCGACAGCGATTTGAAAATAAGGACACAGCAAG CAACATCAATACCGACGTATACAGAGAAATAGCTGATGATTATGCAGATGATGCCAGCTTTATAGTCCTGGGATTTATTTCCGATGGATATAAACAGAGATTGGAATCAGTAATGGTCTATAAGGAGCAGCATAGCTGGTATAG taTCTACGAGCAATTTATTTGGCAGTGCTGCAATGAGGAGAAAATTATAGCTAAGATCATACAACTACTACGAGAGGACCCACAAAGAGACGTCACTATCTTCTGTCGAGACAACTTGAAAAT GCATTTCAGAAAAATGATATCACGATGGAAATTTCTATTTGCAACCGAAAAAATGATCTGGAAAGAATGCGGAGACCTGGAAAG TTTTCACAACCCATGTTTGAAAGGTTATTCTATCATCGAACAGCTGTTTGGAAGTGAAGACGAAGTCAAACGAATAAAAGTATCTTCTGATGTCTCCGTACCAGAGAGATGGATATATACTGAACACAAAACTTCAAAGTGGATCAGACA GACGTTATCTGAGGTTCAAACCAGCTGTATTCAAATGACTGCCACTATCCAGGGTACCATATTAAATATGGACGAAATTAGAAAAGA AAACTTCATCACACTGCACACCAGATGCATAGGACTTGGTGCAATCGTTCACAAACTCACAGGAATCCAAAACAAAGTTGTCAG tgaaaatcAAACTCTCGGACCAGAATGTACAGAAGAGGAGACGTGGTTCAATGAATCAAACTATGCCTATATTGATTTTTATCTCAAAGAGGATGACAGAAAAGGAATACGAGAAACAGCTGCACACGAATGGGATAAAAGCGACAAGGAAACACGAGTTCG AGAGTCAGAAAAGGTTTTTAGACAGTCCGGCAACAAGCAAAAGAAATATGGCGAACTGGTAAAAGCTTTACGTGTTGAGAGAGAATCGAAACGACA TAACATCAAAACGCATGTGTCGGAGTTAGAAGAACGAATCGACGAGATACAGAG CAAACTTAAACAGTTCGAAGAAAAGGAGAAAGAGTACGTTGAAAAGATTGTCCAAACACAAAT GGAAAAAGCGGATTTGGGGGAACAACTGAGGCAAAGCCATGCAACTATTGAGGATGGACTACTGGAAAAGGAAAGGTCAAGATGGAGTGAATATCTTGATAGCATGAGAGTTGAACATCAAGGAGAAATTAACCTTCTGAGGCAACAATTAGCAACTGCTAGGAAAGGAATGAAAGATTTACAGAATGACAAGGAGAATCTGCTTACCAG ATTAAGCAAAATAGCTGGAACAAAACTTGTTCACGGAAATCCTGCTATCACAGACCTGAGTGATCCCAACCGACCGACAAAGTTATCAGAGAAGCACTCGGAGTTGTACGACAACGAATGGACAGACGCTTTAGAGGAACTCGTAGCtgaaaaaagtttgaaatgCGCAGATGACATCTTCGTAAAAACGCTTCTCGCTATTCTTTTA GAGGCATTCAAGTTTTGCTGCGACACGAAATCAAGGTACGTTGACATCAGCACAACAGCACTGACATCCCTACCTGGATCGGATTTTAGTTGTTCAAAGCAAAAACAG AATGTCACAACGGATAGGCCGAAATTGACGGATGAACAAAACCAGCAACTCGACGAAATTAGGAAGACATGCGTTCCGGTATTGTTTCCAGATGTCCAGGCG AGATTTCTTGCATGGATGgaagaaaagtttgaaaaactTTTTGAACGAGCTGGTGGGGAGATAATTGGTAGCAACAAATCACCTAATTGCATcggaaaacaaacaaatacatctGGGCAGCAGATTGCTCCAAGCAACGACAATCAGCCAAAGGATTTCAGAGAAGATCTTGCAATGGGAACTGAGAGCAGTAGTGAAAGCGGCGAACAACCACCGCAATCCACGGAAGAACTAGCAACTGGACGTACGGACAACGGAAAAAAGGTTGAAAAACCGCCAAATCCCACCGACAACGTAGTAACTGGAACGGAAAACAATGAATTAAACAACGACCAACCGTACAAATTCAGAGAAAACCAAGAAGCTAAAATTGAAAACAGCAGAACCAGCGACAATCATTTTGCCTTAAACGAAAGGATGACGTCTACTCGGTCGGATCGCCAGGAAGTGTCTAGTTCGCAGAGTGAAACATGCAGACAATTAGGTATGGATCCCTGTAACGCCTTGCCAGCCGATGCCAATTTACAGAAGGATACCAATAAAATGTCTGAATCATCTGGAAGAATAACCCAAGTATCATTTTCTTCACTCGACAAAACTTCAAAATTTGCCAAAAGTTGTGTCAAGCAATGTTGGTTTATGAGAATACAAGCCCCGCCATTGCACATTGATACCGAGCTTGAAGTTGGTACAGATATAAACACTGATTTTTACAAAAACTACACAGAAAAAGGGAAGCGCGTTGGGTTCTTAGTGTGGCCAGCGTTGTTTCTTCACAAAGGTGGTCCATTGTTGTGCAAAGGTATTGTACAACCTTTGCCGGAAAAGAAATAA
- the LOC138328574 gene encoding putative leucine-rich repeat-containing protein DDB_G0290503 isoform X1 translates to MAERDPNLDYDNIRPTQAKTQACPGRSDKAAVHPGYVTRVCNTTEAGEESESNLYGKLPHHMKFPQNRGAPRQESEIKSIFIMTTNDNASANVPEVLRNLCGYLHGLETFRQRFENKDTASNINTDVYREIADDYADDASFIVLGFISDGYKQRLESVMVYKEQHSWYSIYEQFIWQCCNEEKIIAKIIQLLREDPQRDVTIFCRDNLKMHFRKMISRWKFLFATEKMIWKECGDLESFHNPCLKGYSIIEQLFGSEDEVKRIKVSSDVSVPERWIYTEHKTSKWIRQTLSEVQTSCIQMTATIQGTILNMDEIRKENFITLHTRCIGLGAIVHKLTGIQNKVVSENQTLGPECTEEETWFNESNYAYIDFYLKEDDRKGIRETAAHEWDKSDKETRVRESEKVFRQSGNKQKKYGELVKALRVERESKRHNIKTHVSELEERIDEIQRSNGAEHVLELEKRINDLQSKLKQFEEKEKEYVEKIVQTQMEKADLGEQLRQSHATIEDGLLEKERSRWSEYLDSMRVEHQGEINLLRQQLATARKGMKDLQNDKENLLTRLSKIAGTKLVHGNPAITDLSDPNRPTKLSEKHSELYDNEWTDALEELVAEKSLKCADDIFVKTLLAILLEAFKFCCDTKSRYVDISTTALTSLPGSDFSCSKQKQNVTTDRPKLTDEQNQQLDEIRKTCVPVLFPDVQARFLAWMEEKFEKLFERAGGEIIGSNKSPNCIGKQTNTSGQQIAPSNDNQPKDFREDLAMGTESSSESGEQPPQSTEELATGRTDNGKKVEKPPNPTDNVVTGTENNELNNDQPYKFRENQEAKIENSRTSDNHFALNERMTSTRSDRQEVSSSQSETCRQLGMDPCNALPADANLQKDTNKMSESSGRITQVSFSSLDKTSKFAKSCVKQCWFMRIQAPPLHIDTELEVGTDINTDFYKNYTEKGKRVGFLVWPALFLHKGGPLLCKGIVQPLPEKK, encoded by the exons ATGGCAGAACG GGATCCGAATTTAGACTATGACAACATCAGACCAACACAAGCCAAAACACAAGCCTGTCCAGGCAGAAGCGACAAAGCGGCAGTACACCCCGGATACGTTACACGTGTTTGTAACACAACGGAAGCTGGAGAAGAATCAGAGTCAAATTTATATGGAAAGCTTCCTCATCATATGAA ATTCCCACAGAACAGAGGCGCCCCAAGGCAGGAGTCTGAGATAAAATCCATTTTTATTATGACAACTAACGACAACGCTTCTGCGAATGTTCCAGA AGTCCTGAGAAACCTTTGTGGATACCTTCACGGATTGGAGACGTTTCGACAGCGATTTGAAAATAAGGACACAGCAAG CAACATCAATACCGACGTATACAGAGAAATAGCTGATGATTATGCAGATGATGCCAGCTTTATAGTCCTGGGATTTATTTCCGATGGATATAAACAGAGATTGGAATCAGTAATGGTCTATAAGGAGCAGCATAGCTGGTATAG taTCTACGAGCAATTTATTTGGCAGTGCTGCAATGAGGAGAAAATTATAGCTAAGATCATACAACTACTACGAGAGGACCCACAAAGAGACGTCACTATCTTCTGTCGAGACAACTTGAAAAT GCATTTCAGAAAAATGATATCACGATGGAAATTTCTATTTGCAACCGAAAAAATGATCTGGAAAGAATGCGGAGACCTGGAAAG TTTTCACAACCCATGTTTGAAAGGTTATTCTATCATCGAACAGCTGTTTGGAAGTGAAGACGAAGTCAAACGAATAAAAGTATCTTCTGATGTCTCCGTACCAGAGAGATGGATATATACTGAACACAAAACTTCAAAGTGGATCAGACA GACGTTATCTGAGGTTCAAACCAGCTGTATTCAAATGACTGCCACTATCCAGGGTACCATATTAAATATGGACGAAATTAGAAAAGA AAACTTCATCACACTGCACACCAGATGCATAGGACTTGGTGCAATCGTTCACAAACTCACAGGAATCCAAAACAAAGTTGTCAG tgaaaatcAAACTCTCGGACCAGAATGTACAGAAGAGGAGACGTGGTTCAATGAATCAAACTATGCCTATATTGATTTTTATCTCAAAGAGGATGACAGAAAAGGAATACGAGAAACAGCTGCACACGAATGGGATAAAAGCGACAAGGAAACACGAGTTCG AGAGTCAGAAAAGGTTTTTAGACAGTCCGGCAACAAGCAAAAGAAATATGGCGAACTGGTAAAAGCTTTACGTGTTGAGAGAGAATCGAAACGACA TAACATCAAAACGCATGTGTCGGAGTTAGAAGAACGAATCGACGAGATACAGAG GAGTAATGGTGCAGAACATGTTTTGGAGTTAGAAAAACGGATTAATGATTTACAAAG CAAACTTAAACAGTTCGAAGAAAAGGAGAAAGAGTACGTTGAAAAGATTGTCCAAACACAAAT GGAAAAAGCGGATTTGGGGGAACAACTGAGGCAAAGCCATGCAACTATTGAGGATGGACTACTGGAAAAGGAAAGGTCAAGATGGAGTGAATATCTTGATAGCATGAGAGTTGAACATCAAGGAGAAATTAACCTTCTGAGGCAACAATTAGCAACTGCTAGGAAAGGAATGAAAGATTTACAGAATGACAAGGAGAATCTGCTTACCAG ATTAAGCAAAATAGCTGGAACAAAACTTGTTCACGGAAATCCTGCTATCACAGACCTGAGTGATCCCAACCGACCGACAAAGTTATCAGAGAAGCACTCGGAGTTGTACGACAACGAATGGACAGACGCTTTAGAGGAACTCGTAGCtgaaaaaagtttgaaatgCGCAGATGACATCTTCGTAAAAACGCTTCTCGCTATTCTTTTA GAGGCATTCAAGTTTTGCTGCGACACGAAATCAAGGTACGTTGACATCAGCACAACAGCACTGACATCCCTACCTGGATCGGATTTTAGTTGTTCAAAGCAAAAACAG AATGTCACAACGGATAGGCCGAAATTGACGGATGAACAAAACCAGCAACTCGACGAAATTAGGAAGACATGCGTTCCGGTATTGTTTCCAGATGTCCAGGCG AGATTTCTTGCATGGATGgaagaaaagtttgaaaaactTTTTGAACGAGCTGGTGGGGAGATAATTGGTAGCAACAAATCACCTAATTGCATcggaaaacaaacaaatacatctGGGCAGCAGATTGCTCCAAGCAACGACAATCAGCCAAAGGATTTCAGAGAAGATCTTGCAATGGGAACTGAGAGCAGTAGTGAAAGCGGCGAACAACCACCGCAATCCACGGAAGAACTAGCAACTGGACGTACGGACAACGGAAAAAAGGTTGAAAAACCGCCAAATCCCACCGACAACGTAGTAACTGGAACGGAAAACAATGAATTAAACAACGACCAACCGTACAAATTCAGAGAAAACCAAGAAGCTAAAATTGAAAACAGCAGAACCAGCGACAATCATTTTGCCTTAAACGAAAGGATGACGTCTACTCGGTCGGATCGCCAGGAAGTGTCTAGTTCGCAGAGTGAAACATGCAGACAATTAGGTATGGATCCCTGTAACGCCTTGCCAGCCGATGCCAATTTACAGAAGGATACCAATAAAATGTCTGAATCATCTGGAAGAATAACCCAAGTATCATTTTCTTCACTCGACAAAACTTCAAAATTTGCCAAAAGTTGTGTCAAGCAATGTTGGTTTATGAGAATACAAGCCCCGCCATTGCACATTGATACCGAGCTTGAAGTTGGTACAGATATAAACACTGATTTTTACAAAAACTACACAGAAAAAGGGAAGCGCGTTGGGTTCTTAGTGTGGCCAGCGTTGTTTCTTCACAAAGGTGGTCCATTGTTGTGCAAAGGTATTGTACAACCTTTGCCGGAAAAGAAATAA